In Polyangiaceae bacterium, the genomic window GCGGCATCCGCAGGATGACCCCGAATATTGCGGTCTTTTTCGCCAGGGGCGAGGGCCGAGAGATCCTTTGTCGGCCCCAGGCGTACTGACGAAGCACCGCCTGTAAGCTCCCGCTTCCAGGCCCGTTTGGGAGGAACAGCCGAGATGAAGGTCAAGAGCGTCGCGGGCCTGGCGGCCATCGGAATGTTGCTGTCGAGCGTGTCGGTCTGGTCCCTGACCAAGCCTCGGCTCGAGCCAGAGCCCCTCGGCGGGGTGGGGGGCGCGGAGCCGGAGCAGCCCGAGGTCCCGGCCCACCCGGGCGCCAGCTTCACTGCCGGCAGGACGCTGATGATGGAGGGCCGACTCGGCCACGGCAAGCTCCTCGCCAGCAAGGACAACCAGACCATGCTGCTGGTCAACGTGGCGGCGGACGGGTCCGGGGCGCCGCCCGTGGCCGCGCCGCTCAACCTGGCCATCGTGATCGATCGCTCGGGGTCGATGAAGGGCAAGCGCTTGCAGAACGCCATCGACGGCGCCCGCGGCATGGTGCGCCGCCTACGCGACGGGGACGTGGTGTCCGTCGTGACCTACAGCCAGACCGCCGAGGTCTTGGTCGCCCCGACGACGGTGGACTCCTTCTCGCGCGACCGCGTCAGCGCCTCGCTGGGCACCATCTCCGCGCTGGGCGACACCTGCATCTCGTGCGGCATCGACGAGGGCATGGCTCAGCTGCGCCAGCGCAGCGGGATGATCGACCGCATCTTGCTGCTCTCCGACGGCGAGGCCACCGCGGGCGTGCGCGACCCGGAGGGTTTCCGGGCCATCGGCGCGCGCATCCGCAACATGGGCGCCAGCATCAGCAGCGTCGGCGTCGACGTCGACTACAACGAGCGCGTGATGAACACGCTGGCCATCGAGTCGAACGGCCGGCACCACTTCGTGGAGAACGCGGCGGATCTTCCCCGCGTGTTCGATCAGGAGCTGGACACGCTGGCCAAGTCGCTGGCGAAGAACGCCGAGGTCGCCATCGACCTGGCGCCGGGCGTGGAGGTCGAGCGCGTGTTCGATCGCACGTTCCGCCGCGAGGGCCGCAAGCTGTTCGTGCCCCTCGGCAGCTTCAGCTCCGGCGAAGAGAAGACGCTCCTGGTCTCGCTGCGCGTTCCGCGTGGCGCGAGCGGCGAGCGGCCCGTCGCCGACATCAAGATGGGCTACGACGACCTGTCTTCGGGCACGCTGCTCGGGACCCGGGGCGAGTGCCAAGGCAAGCTGAGCGCGCTCTTGACCGACAACCCCGCGAACGTGAGCGAGATCGACCCGTTGGTCACCGCGCGCATGCTGCGCAGCCAGACCGCCGCCGCGCTCACCGAGGCGAACGAGCTGTGGGCCGCGGGCCGCGGCGAGGAAGCGCGGCGCAAGCTCGACGCGCGCCTCGACGACCTGAAGAAGCAGCGCGAGGCGACCGTGGCGCGGGCGCCGTCGCCCGCCAAAGCGAAGCTCGAAGCGGATTTCCAGGGTCAATCGAGCGCGCTCGGACAGGCCAATGAAGGGTTCTCGTCGCCGCCTGCCGGGGCCGCTCCAGCGGAAGCCGAGCGCAAGGGCAAGGCGCAGGTTCGCAGCAACGCGACCAAGGCGCTGGACTTGGCTTTCTAGAGTTGATTCTTCACTCCGTGGGACTTGTGGATTTGCCTGGACCGCAGGAACATTCGCACCAAGGGACGCCTCGTAGGCGGAGTCCGAATCGGCGGAGGAAGACATGAGTGAGAACCTCAAGGCGTCGCGCGCGCGAACACTCACGCGGCTCGTACTGGCAGTGCTCGGCCTCGGGCTCTTCGTCGCGGTGCTGCTCGCGGTCGCGCTCCGCAAGCCGCCGCCGGCGAAGGCGTCGCCGATCCAAGCGCGGCTCGAGCTGGCCGCCGGAGAGGTCAGCGTGGACCTGGGCCAGGGACCGGCGCGCGCGGTGAGCGGTACGCCGTTGCTCGCAGACGCGAAGATCACCACCGAGAAGGGCGCCCGGGCGCTGGTACGGCTGCCCGACGGGTCGCGCCTGTTCATGCGGGCCGAGAGCAGCATCAAGCTGGGCGGCGAGTCGGTCGTGCTCGAGAAGGGCGAGTACTTCCTCGACGCCCCGCCGACCGATCGCAAGCCGATGGTGCACGAGATCGCCGCGACGAGCGTGACGGCGGCGGAGGCCGGCGTGGCCATCCGTCGCGACGGCGCCGACGCCTCCGTGTACGTCGCTCGGGGCATGGCCACCGTCACGGGCAAAGGCGGCCGCGCCGAGGTGAAGGCCGGCGAGCAAGGCAGCGTGAAGGGAGAAGCCGCGCCCGTCGTCGCCGCGCTCGCGTTTTGGGAGGACTGGACCGGCGGCATGGCCGATTTCTCCTCGGGCAGCGGCGTGCCCGGCGCTGGCGCCGGCACCATTTACGGAGTGGACGTCGGAGCGCTGCCCGGCAGCGCGGCCAAGCGCCTGGAGATCGGCCGCCAGAGCGTGCGCGCCGTGGTGCGCGAGGGGCTCAGCGAGACCGAGGTCGACCAGACCTTCTTCAACCCGGGCGAGCGCGACGTGGAAGGCTGGTACTGGTTCACGGTGCCGGACAACGCCAGCGTCACGAGCTTCGCGCTCGAGACCAACGGCAACCTGATCGAAGGCGAGTTCATCGAGTCGAAGGAGGCGGCCGCGCAGTACACCGCCGCCAAACAAACCGGCCATTCTCCCGCGATCTTGGAGTGGGTGGACGCCCGCAGCTACCGCGCGCGCATCTACCCGATCCGCGCCGGGGGCACCCGTCGAGTGGTGCTGCGCTACGTGCAGATCAACCCTTCGAACGACGGCAAGCTCACCTACGTCTACCCGATGGGGCAGGGCGATCCGGTGCGCATCGGCGAGTTCTCGCTCAGCGTGGATCTGGGCGAAGCCGGGCCGAAGATGAAGCTCTCGACCTTGGTGGACGCGCGCGTCGAGGGCAACGGACGCAGCGTGACCATGCGTCGCTCCGGCTACACGCCCCGCGCGGACTTCCAGCTGGAGGCGACGCTGCCGGATCGGCGCCCGGCGCTGGCCGTGTCGCGCCACAAGGCCGACGGCGAGAGCGCCGACTACGTGATGGTGCGCTACACGCCGGACCTCGACTGGAAAGGCGTGAAGCAACAGCGCGGCGACGTGGTCGTGGTGGTGGACACCTCCGCGGCCGGGGACGAGTCGTCGCGGCAGCTCAAGACGGCGACCGCGGAGGCCATCATGCGCGCGCTCTCGGACGACGATCGCTTCGCCCTGGTGGCGCTCGACGTGCGCCCGACCGTGCTGCACCCGAAAGAAGGCATGGCAGCGGCCAGCGAGGGCGAGATCGCCAAGGCGCTCGAGGCGCTGGCGGGGCACCAACCGGGGGGCGCCACCGACATCGCCAGCATGTTCGACGTCTCGCTCCAGCGCCTGCACGGGGCCGAGCAGCCTGCCGTGGTCTACGTCGGCGACGGCGTGGCCACCAGCGGCGAGCTCAGCGGCGAGCAGATCGTGGAGCGCCTGCGGCGCGCGCTCGGCACCTCTCGCTCGCGCCTGTTCGCGGTGGGCGTCGGCTCGGAGGCGAACTACCCGCTGCTCGCCGAGCTCTCCCGGGCCGGCGGCGGCAGCGCGTTCCGTGTGGACGAGGCCGAGCAGACCACCGCGCGCGCGCTGGAGCTGACCGCGGCGCTCAAGGTCCCGACCATCACCGATCTGGAGCTCGATCTCGGCGCCGGCCTGGACGAGCCGTTCTACAGCGCCAGCGGCAAGGTCAGCCGCGGCCAGGAGGTCGTGGTGCTGGCCCGCACCCACCACGACCTGCCCAAACGCGTGAAGGTGAAGGGGCGCATCGGCGGCGAGCAGTTCACGAAGGAGTACGAGGCCGAGCGCGAGACGAGCGTGATCGCCGAGTTCGTGCCGCGGCTCTGGGCGGCGGAGTACGTCCGGCGCTTGCTCGGTGGCTCGCAGGGACCGGACGCGGAGCGCGGGCGCATCGTGGCCCTCGGCCTGGAGTACGGCCTGATGACGCCGTTCACCAGCATCCTCGCGCTCGAGAGCGAGGGCGCGTATTACCAGATGGGGATCCAGCGCAAGAAGAAGAGCAAGCTCCGCGGCAAGCAGCTCACCCTGCTCGACCTCGACGCGGACAGCGAGCGGCGCCTGGCGCTTCGTCACGCCGCCATCACGCCGCCCGGGTTCATGCCGCTCGGTTGCAGCAAGCTCGACCTGGGCGCCTCGAACGAGAAGGAGTCGGCTCCGGCGTCACGACCAGCGCCCGCCACCCAGGCGCAGCCGGGCTACGCGCCGGGTCCGCGCGCGGACATGGAAGAGCAGAAGGCCGAGGCGCCGATGGCGGCGGAGCCGATGCCGGCGCCGACCATCGCCCCCGCCGCGCCGCAGGAAGAAGCTCTCGACCAGGGCGCCATGGGTCGAAAAGGCGGAGGCTTCGCCGCGGGGGCAGGCGGCCCACCGAGGGCCGCGGCTCGCCCGAAGGCTCGGCCCATCGACGGCGACGACCTGAACCAACCCGCCAAGCCGACCATGCTGCCCCAGGCTCCGCCGCCGGTGCTGGAGAAGAAGAAGGTCGCAGCACCGGTCAAGCTCGACCCGGAGGTTGCGTCACCCTACGGCGGTAAGCTGGGCAAGGACCAGGAGGCGGACAAGCGCGGCGTCGCGCTGGCGGCCCCCGCGCTCCGCACCTGCAGCGACGCCGCGGCGCGGCCCTTGGCCCAGCGCGTGCTGCTCTGGCAGAAGCGGCTCAAGACCATCAAGAGCCCGGCGGAGCTCGTGCAACGCTACGACGCCGCCCTCGGCGCTTGCGAGCTGTCCGACTGGCGCGCGGAGCGCACCTTCCTCGATCTCTTGCAGAAGCGCGTCGACGGCGAGGGCTCTGCGAGCGTCGTGCTCGCGCACTTCGTGGGCCGCCCGGAGGTCCAGAAGTTCGTCGCCAAGCTGATCCTGCGCCGGGCCGTGGACGGGCGCCTGGTGGCGGCGGTGGAGCGCGCGCTCTTCGGCAGCGCGGTGGACTGGCCGAAGCTCGATCTCGAGCTGTCCGAGATCGGGGACGTGGACAAGCGCA contains:
- a CDS encoding VWA domain-containing protein, which gives rise to MKVKSVAGLAAIGMLLSSVSVWSLTKPRLEPEPLGGVGGAEPEQPEVPAHPGASFTAGRTLMMEGRLGHGKLLASKDNQTMLLVNVAADGSGAPPVAAPLNLAIVIDRSGSMKGKRLQNAIDGARGMVRRLRDGDVVSVVTYSQTAEVLVAPTTVDSFSRDRVSASLGTISALGDTCISCGIDEGMAQLRQRSGMIDRILLLSDGEATAGVRDPEGFRAIGARIRNMGASISSVGVDVDYNERVMNTLAIESNGRHHFVENAADLPRVFDQELDTLAKSLAKNAEVAIDLAPGVEVERVFDRTFRREGRKLFVPLGSFSSGEEKTLLVSLRVPRGASGERPVADIKMGYDDLSSGTLLGTRGECQGKLSALLTDNPANVSEIDPLVTARMLRSQTAAALTEANELWAAGRGEEARRKLDARLDDLKKQREATVARAPSPAKAKLEADFQGQSSALGQANEGFSSPPAGAAPAEAERKGKAQVRSNATKALDLAF
- a CDS encoding FecR domain-containing protein — protein: MSENLKASRARTLTRLVLAVLGLGLFVAVLLAVALRKPPPAKASPIQARLELAAGEVSVDLGQGPARAVSGTPLLADAKITTEKGARALVRLPDGSRLFMRAESSIKLGGESVVLEKGEYFLDAPPTDRKPMVHEIAATSVTAAEAGVAIRRDGADASVYVARGMATVTGKGGRAEVKAGEQGSVKGEAAPVVAALAFWEDWTGGMADFSSGSGVPGAGAGTIYGVDVGALPGSAAKRLEIGRQSVRAVVREGLSETEVDQTFFNPGERDVEGWYWFTVPDNASVTSFALETNGNLIEGEFIESKEAAAQYTAAKQTGHSPAILEWVDARSYRARIYPIRAGGTRRVVLRYVQINPSNDGKLTYVYPMGQGDPVRIGEFSLSVDLGEAGPKMKLSTLVDARVEGNGRSVTMRRSGYTPRADFQLEATLPDRRPALAVSRHKADGESADYVMVRYTPDLDWKGVKQQRGDVVVVVDTSAAGDESSRQLKTATAEAIMRALSDDDRFALVALDVRPTVLHPKEGMAAASEGEIAKALEALAGHQPGGATDIASMFDVSLQRLHGAEQPAVVYVGDGVATSGELSGEQIVERLRRALGTSRSRLFAVGVGSEANYPLLAELSRAGGGSAFRVDEAEQTTARALELTAALKVPTITDLELDLGAGLDEPFYSASGKVSRGQEVVVLARTHHDLPKRVKVKGRIGGEQFTKEYEAERETSVIAEFVPRLWAAEYVRRLLGGSQGPDAERGRIVALGLEYGLMTPFTSILALESEGAYYQMGIQRKKKSKLRGKQLTLLDLDADSERRLALRHAAITPPGFMPLGCSKLDLGASNEKESAPASRPAPATQAQPGYAPGPRADMEEQKAEAPMAAEPMPAPTIAPAAPQEEALDQGAMGRKGGGFAAGAGGPPRAAARPKARPIDGDDLNQPAKPTMLPQAPPPVLEKKKVAAPVKLDPEVASPYGGKLGKDQEADKRGVALAAPALRTCSDAAARPLAQRVLLWQKRLKTIKSPAELVQRYDAALGACELSDWRAERTFLDLLQKRVDGEGSASVVLAHFVGRPEVQKFVAKLILRRAVDGRLVAAVERALFGSAVDWPKLDLELSEIGDVDKRIEKVREASAKAPEDPNGGMRLVKLLVEADKKDEAVALGHRLRDQGFLTPNIAREIGDVLARAGLADEAVRTYSEIVEFDPEGIDSRRLLGDIYLGHGWYEPAYRQYRTITELAKDDALGWLRLAAAAAGAGRVDEALRLERKIANAQGTPGPTDPRRWARMLSAARLARLVEKPPAGTKPESVKRELKELQLFSGAGTLVLLTWEDLSADVQLVTRLDDKDLGLGEATDAAKAGLSSVLLTTPDAERAAFLARLRSAKKDAPVKLQRHDVVWDGKDFKVSSKAVELGAKASEATL